One segment of Syntrophorhabdaceae bacterium DNA contains the following:
- a CDS encoding ankyrin repeat domain-containing protein: MSVKSTLAKLIKIFGFVYFLLSCIICVVMCVFAIRAMMKTGMSPGFVVFILPLIGIFSGYWIWTARYGWWRMSIIAVSLLLTLAIAFTAIFIAPKMGKHSHNKLESHETVKTVDTEVQTLFSALYANNMETVRQQLEKGVNVNAKNDVGETPLHITQNKAIVKMLLLKGADVNSVDANNMTPIFNKEVEISKILVEAGADIHVKSKKGNTPLIWYSYSGYIEGIQYLVSIGASLNTTNSDGHTAYDIAETFGHRKLLAYLKSIGAKSGKKTKGDILHEKGPT; this comes from the coding sequence ATGAGTGTAAAAAGCACATTGGCAAAACTGATCAAAATATTCGGTTTCGTTTATTTTCTTTTAAGTTGCATCATATGTGTTGTGATGTGCGTATTCGCGATACGAGCCATGATGAAAACGGGTATGTCGCCCGGGTTCGTGGTTTTTATCCTGCCGCTTATTGGGATATTTTCAGGGTATTGGATTTGGACGGCCCGATATGGGTGGTGGCGGATGTCAATCATTGCCGTCAGCCTGTTGCTTACGTTGGCGATTGCATTTACAGCGATCTTTATAGCACCTAAGATGGGGAAACACAGTCACAATAAGCTTGAAAGTCATGAAACAGTTAAGACTGTGGATACAGAAGTCCAGACATTATTTTCAGCTTTATATGCAAATAATATGGAGACCGTTCGGCAGCAATTGGAAAAAGGCGTTAATGTCAACGCAAAAAACGATGTCGGCGAAACGCCTTTGCATATTACGCAAAACAAGGCAATCGTAAAGATGCTTCTTTTAAAAGGCGCTGATGTCAATTCGGTCGACGCAAACAACATGACGCCTATTTTTAATAAGGAAGTTGAGATATCAAAGATATTGGTTGAAGCCGGCGCCGACATTCACGTAAAAAGCAAGAAGGGCAATACGCCATTAATCTGGTATTCCTACAGCGGGTATATCGAGGGGATTCAATATCTGGTTTCAATCGGCGCATCTTTGAACACAACAAATTCAGATGGTCATACGGCTTATGACATTGCCGAAACATTTGGTCATCGTAAATTGTTGGCATACTTGAAATCAATTGGCGCGAAGAGCGGAAAGAAAACAAAGGGGGATATCCTTCACGAAAAGGGGCCAACATAA
- a CDS encoding DUF3617 family protein, translated as MNPGKWEITTKTEMAGMPPKSMTHNQCITADDLVPMSRDANQECQVTDIRTRGNTVFWKISCGGQGGGKMNGTGSTTYNGNSMNGVMDMTIVSYGTKVKNILSGRRVGPCDGQSNAAASGTAAQAPQERSEVEETITEDTKDVGKAAKDEVKYNTINEVRKGIRSIFR; from the coding sequence ATGAATCCCGGCAAGTGGGAGATCACCACGAAAACGGAAATGGCGGGCATGCCGCCGAAATCCATGACACACAACCAGTGTATCACGGCTGACGACCTGGTTCCCATGAGTAGGGATGCCAACCAGGAATGTCAGGTCACAGACATAAGAACCAGGGGGAACACCGTGTTCTGGAAAATATCCTGTGGCGGGCAGGGGGGCGGTAAAATGAACGGAACAGGATCGACCACCTACAATGGAAACAGCATGAACGGTGTCATGGACATGACGATCGTATCCTACGGAACAAAGGTGAAGAACATATTGTCCGGTCGGCGCGTTGGCCCCTGTGATGGTCAATCCAATGCCGCTGCATCCGGGACTGCTGCCCAGGCACCGCAGGAACGCTCCGAAGTTGAGGAAACCATCACCGAAGATACCAAGGACGTGGGCAAGGCGGCCAAGGATGAGGTTAAGTATAACACCATCAATGAGGTCCGCAAGGGCATCAGAAGTATTTTCAGGTGA
- a CDS encoding OmpA family protein has protein sequence MNRFKLVLAALLIPIVLTLPAMAKDVKEHSLVRPFPGSVLANNMSDHRNFDAFDFYYFNEKTKKREKKTVKGEYWKLLYEVQTKSGQRVTNISTLEFIENFKTAAKEKGGRVVCEDRGLVVLTIPREDGGMTWLQVQPVSNLGQQYLYIVDEKPFKQSLNFGPAEMKAALDKDGKVALYGILFDLDKATLKPESVKQLQHVLTLLQTHPQLKLEIQGHTDNQGSPPYNVKLSQQRAETVNQYLQLFGVRPERLVAKGYGQDKPVAPNTTEDGRAKNRRVELVKR, from the coding sequence ATGAATCGTTTTAAACTCGTTTTGGCGGCGTTGCTGATACCAATCGTTCTCACTCTTCCGGCTATGGCCAAAGACGTTAAGGAGCATTCCCTGGTCCGGCCTTTCCCCGGGTCTGTTCTGGCAAACAACATGTCGGACCATCGCAACTTCGATGCCTTCGATTTCTATTATTTCAACGAAAAAACAAAGAAACGGGAAAAGAAGACCGTAAAGGGTGAATATTGGAAACTTTTGTACGAGGTGCAGACGAAGTCGGGCCAGCGGGTCACAAACATTTCCACGCTGGAGTTTATTGAAAACTTCAAAACTGCCGCAAAAGAAAAAGGCGGACGGGTTGTTTGCGAAGACAGAGGTCTGGTTGTCCTTACCATCCCGCGTGAAGACGGCGGTATGACCTGGCTTCAAGTTCAACCGGTGTCCAATCTGGGGCAGCAGTATCTGTACATTGTCGACGAAAAGCCCTTCAAACAATCCCTTAACTTTGGCCCGGCGGAGATGAAAGCGGCCCTCGACAAGGACGGCAAAGTTGCCCTCTACGGAATTCTTTTCGACCTCGATAAGGCCACGCTCAAGCCCGAATCCGTCAAGCAGCTTCAGCATGTTTTGACCTTGCTGCAGACGCATCCTCAGTTGAAGCTCGAAATTCAGGGGCACACCGACAACCAGGGCTCGCCGCCATACAACGTGAAACTATCACAGCAAAGAGCTGAAACCGTCAACCAGTATCTCCAACTGTTCGGTGTCCGTCCGGAACGCCTGGTGGCTAAAGGGTACGGTCAGGACAAACCCGTCG